A genomic region of Ovis aries strain OAR_USU_Benz2616 breed Rambouillet chromosome 20, ARS-UI_Ramb_v3.0, whole genome shotgun sequence contains the following coding sequences:
- the ADGRF1 gene encoding adhesion G-protein coupled receptor F1 isoform X1, with amino-acid sequence MKFTGHPERKSQTVTPAVCVLSRTRRGQQKMRFSSLWLFFFLTITEGRGGFLERDEGIKTKRELNVNKQKPLGSIQEYELLLQVHYGNSKKKRELKEFLKSWAPPLFFLPEPVNIIRAKATTYCGYQNGVLRCACEDSYSWFPPQCLDPQNCSLLKAGSLQSCDCHSSNLTQSVYFCERTKVWGTFKINEKFTEDLLDSSSAMYAKYTTGIERQLKEAYKGIQGFEAVRVTQFRNGSIVVGYEVVGSSSTSELLSGVEQMAKKAKTYLCKLYALEEDSFRVFGEAQCNSIAFGFGFENDEYTLPCSLGYIGSITVRCQPSGWHILEEMCVLSELEELKKDLTELASNNTDTEAAVSSLVQKLSMVIQQSPSTTAGNLASVVSILGNISSLKKNFTVSNSTMENVINIADHILNSASLTNWTVLLKKEKDASSQLLASLENISALVPSTALPLTFSRDFINWKGIPVSANLSNEGYNYETEFFPQNTPSPITGHVSIGPEQFKRHLLHTIISMTSLTLGNILPMAKNINAQVNGPLISIIISNSSINEVSLTFSKMKLNLSQPHCVFWDFSHLQWADTGCHLQNETASLVTCLCTHLTSFSVLMSPTVPPAIVPVVKWITFVGLGVSIGSLILCLAIEGLFWKQVNKNQTSHSRHICLVNIALCLLIADVWFIVAATVDTNSGVCIAAVFFAHFFYLSLFFWMLLLGFLLAYRVIFVFHHMATLLMVAAGFCLGYGCPLIISIVTIVVMQPSDGYKRKDACWLNWSDGSKPLLAFVVPALTIVAVNLVVVLLVLTKLGRPAVGERLAQDHKATVMRIGRSLLVLTPLLGLTWGFGIATMVDGWNLSWHVIFAFLNAFQGLFILCFGILLDSKLRQLLLNKLSPLSCWDQASKQKLSDSSVKLRFEKTFNPFQQKGLYVFSYTGESSHDIMLTQFSSAEQSGES; translated from the exons ATGAAGTTTACAGGGCACCCAGAGAGGAAG TCACAGACTGTGACTCCAGCTGTTTGTGTCCTGTCCAGGACCAGGAGGGGCcagcagaagatgagattttCTTCTCTCTGGCTATTCTTCTTCCTCACCATCACCGAGGGCCGAGGTGGCTTCCTAGAG aGGGATGAAGGCATCAAAACAAAACGAGAACTCAATGTGAATAAGCAAAAGCCTCTAG GCTCAATCCAGGAATACGAGCTGCTGCTTCAGGTGCACTATGGAAattccaagaagaaaagagagctgAAGGAATTTCTGAAGTCGTGGGCGCCTCCCTTATTTTTCTTACCTGAGCCAGTGAATATAATCAGAGCAAAAGCCACCACGT ACTGTGGCTACCAGAACGGGGTCCTGCGCTGTGCCTGTGAAGACAGCTACTCCTGGTTTCCTCCCCAGTGCCTCGATCCCCAGAATTGCTCCCTTCTCAAGGCAGGATCACTCCAGAGCTGTGACTGTCATTCCAGCAACCTCACCCAGAGCGTATATTTCTGTGAGAGAACAA AGGTTTGGGGTACtttcaaaattaatgaaaaatttacaGAAGACCTTTTGGATTCATCTTCTGCTATGTACGCCAAATATACCACTGGAATTGAAAGGCAG CTAAAGGAAGCATACAAAGGAATCCAAGGTTTTGAAGCCGTTCGAGTCACCCAGTTTCG AAATGGAAGCATCGTTGTTGGGTATGAAGTTGTTGGTTCCAGCAGCACATCTGAGCTCCTGTCGGGCGTTGAGCAGATGGCTAAGAAAGCTAAGACATATCTGTGCAAGCTGTATGCACTTGAAGAAGATTCTTTCAGAGTGTTCGGAGAAG cCCAGTGTAACAGCATTGCCTTTGGATTTGGGTTTGAGAATGACGAGTACACTCTTCCCTGTAGCCTTGGCTACATCGGAAGCATCACGGTCAGGTGCCAACCCTCTGGGTGGCATATCCTCGAGGAGATGTGTGTGCTCTCTGAGCTGGAAGAACTGAAGAAG GACTTAACTGAGCTCGCCAGCAACAATACTGACACTGAGGCAGCTGTGTCATCACTGGTGCAGAAGCTTTCGATGGTCATTCAGCAAAGCCCGTCAACCACAGCTGGGAATCTGGCTTCCGTGGTGTCAATTCTGGGCAATATCTCATCTCTGAAGAAAAACTTCACGGTGTCCAATTCGACAATGGAG AATGTCATCAATATAGCTGATCACATCCTTAATTCAGCTTCGCTAACCAACTGGACAGTGttactgaagaaagaaaaggatgccAGTTCCCAGTTACTAGCATCACTGGAAAACATCAGCGCTCTGGTACCTTCGACAGCTCTGCCTCTAACTTTTTCTCGAGACTTCATTAACTGGAAAGGGATTCCAGTGTCTGCAAATCTCAGCAATGAAGGTTACAATTATGAGACTgaatttttcccccaaaatacCCCCAGTCCCATCACAGGCCATGTGTCTATTGGGCCAGAACAATTCAAGAGGCACCTTCTACATACTATCATCAGCATGACCTCTTTGACCCTGGGGAACATTCTACCCATGGCTAAAAATATAAATGCTCAGGTTAATGGGCCCTTGATATCCATTATTATCTCAAACTCTTCCATCAATGAAGTTTCCCTGACTTTTTCTAAGATGAAATTGAATCTGAGTCAACCTCATTGTGTGTTTTGGGATTTCAGTCATTTGCAGTGGGCAGATACTGGCTGCCACTTACAGAATGAAACTGCAAGCTTGGTGACATGCCTCTGTACTCACCTGACCTCCTTCTCCGTGCTGATGTCCCCCACTGTCCCCCCTGCCATCGTCCCCGTTGTGAAATGGATCACCTTTGTGGGGCTGGGGGTCTCCATCGGAAGTCTCATCTTATGCCTGGCCATCGAAGGTCTGTTTTGGAAGCAGGTCAACAAAAACCAAACCTCACACAGCCGTCACATCTGCCTAGTGAACATAGCTCTGTGCCTCCTGATTGCTGACGTCTGGTTTATTGTTGCTGCCACGGTGGACACAAACTCTGGCGTCTGCATAGCTGCCGTGTTCTTTGCACACTTTTTCTACCTCTCCTTGTTCTTCTGGATGCTTCTGCTCGGGTTCCTGTTGGCATATCGGGTGATCTTCGTGTTCCATCACATGGCCACACTTTTGATGGTGGCTGCTGGGTTCTGCCTGGGCTACGGGTGCCCTCTCATTATATCCATCGTCACCATTGTGGTCATGCAGCCCAGCGATGGCTACAAAAGGAAGGATGCATGTTGGCTTAACTGGTCCGACGGGAGCAAGCCTCTCTTGGCCTTTGTGGTTCCTGCCCTGACTATTGTGGCTGTAAATTTGGTTGTGGTGCTATTAGTCCTCACAAAGCTCGGGAGGCCAGCTGTTGGAGAAAGGCTGGCCCAGGACCACAAGGCCACTGTAATGCGTATAGGGAGGAGCCTCCTCGTCCTGACCCCTCTTCTGGGGCTCACCTGGGGTTTCGGCATAGCAACAATGGTGGACGGCTGGAATCTGTCTTGGCACGTTATTTTCGCATTTCTCAATGCATTCCAG gGTCTTTTCATCTTATGTTTCGGAATTCTCTTGGATAGTAAG CTGCGACAGCTGCTACTCAACAAGTTGTCTCCTTTAAGCTGTTGGGACCAGGCTTCAAAG CAGAAGTTATCAGATTCGTCTGTCAAACTCAGATTCGAAAAGACTTTCAACCCATTCCAACAGAAAG gccTCTATGTATTTTCTTATACTGGAGAATCCTCACATGACATCATGCTAACTCAGTTTTCATCAGCTGAACAAAGCGGGGAATCCTAA
- the ADGRF1 gene encoding adhesion G-protein coupled receptor F1 isoform X3, which translates to MRFSSLWLFFFLTITEGRGGFLERDEGIKTKRELNVNKQKPLGSIQEYELLLQVHYGNSKKKRELKEFLKSWAPPLFFLPEPVNIIRAKATTYCGYQNGVLRCACEDSYSWFPPQCLDPQNCSLLKAGSLQSCDCHSSNLTQSVYFCERTKVWGTFKINEKFTEDLLDSSSAMYAKYTTGIERQLKEAYKGIQGFEAVRVTQFRNGSIVVGYEVVGSSSTSELLSGVEQMAKKAKTYLCKLYALEEDSFRVFGEAQCNSIAFGFGFENDEYTLPCSLGYIGSITVRCQPSGWHILEEMCVLSELEELKKDLTELASNNTDTEAAVSSLVQKLSMVIQQSPSTTAGNLASVVSILGNISSLKKNFTVSNSTMENVINIADHILNSASLTNWTVLLKKEKDASSQLLASLENISALVPSTALPLTFSRDFINWKGIPVSANLSNEGYNYETEFFPQNTPSPITGHVSIGPEQFKRHLLHTIISMTSLTLGNILPMAKNINAQVNGPLISIIISNSSINEVSLTFSKMKLNLSQPHCVFWDFSHLQWADTGCHLQNETASLVTCLCTHLTSFSVLMSPTVPPAIVPVVKWITFVGLGVSIGSLILCLAIEGLFWKQVNKNQTSHSRHICLVNIALCLLIADVWFIVAATVDTNSGVCIAAVFFAHFFYLSLFFWMLLLGFLLAYRVIFVFHHMATLLMVAAGFCLGYGCPLIISIVTIVVMQPSDGYKRKDACWLNWSDGSKPLLAFVVPALTIVAVNLVVVLLVLTKLGRPAVGERLAQDHKATVMRIGRSLLVLTPLLGLTWGFGIATMVDGWNLSWHVIFAFLNAFQGLFILCFGILLDSKLRQLLLNKLSPLSCWDQASKQKLSDSSVKLRFEKTFNPFQQKGLYVFSYTGESSHDIMLTQFSSAEQSGES; encoded by the exons atgagattttCTTCTCTCTGGCTATTCTTCTTCCTCACCATCACCGAGGGCCGAGGTGGCTTCCTAGAG aGGGATGAAGGCATCAAAACAAAACGAGAACTCAATGTGAATAAGCAAAAGCCTCTAG GCTCAATCCAGGAATACGAGCTGCTGCTTCAGGTGCACTATGGAAattccaagaagaaaagagagctgAAGGAATTTCTGAAGTCGTGGGCGCCTCCCTTATTTTTCTTACCTGAGCCAGTGAATATAATCAGAGCAAAAGCCACCACGT ACTGTGGCTACCAGAACGGGGTCCTGCGCTGTGCCTGTGAAGACAGCTACTCCTGGTTTCCTCCCCAGTGCCTCGATCCCCAGAATTGCTCCCTTCTCAAGGCAGGATCACTCCAGAGCTGTGACTGTCATTCCAGCAACCTCACCCAGAGCGTATATTTCTGTGAGAGAACAA AGGTTTGGGGTACtttcaaaattaatgaaaaatttacaGAAGACCTTTTGGATTCATCTTCTGCTATGTACGCCAAATATACCACTGGAATTGAAAGGCAG CTAAAGGAAGCATACAAAGGAATCCAAGGTTTTGAAGCCGTTCGAGTCACCCAGTTTCG AAATGGAAGCATCGTTGTTGGGTATGAAGTTGTTGGTTCCAGCAGCACATCTGAGCTCCTGTCGGGCGTTGAGCAGATGGCTAAGAAAGCTAAGACATATCTGTGCAAGCTGTATGCACTTGAAGAAGATTCTTTCAGAGTGTTCGGAGAAG cCCAGTGTAACAGCATTGCCTTTGGATTTGGGTTTGAGAATGACGAGTACACTCTTCCCTGTAGCCTTGGCTACATCGGAAGCATCACGGTCAGGTGCCAACCCTCTGGGTGGCATATCCTCGAGGAGATGTGTGTGCTCTCTGAGCTGGAAGAACTGAAGAAG GACTTAACTGAGCTCGCCAGCAACAATACTGACACTGAGGCAGCTGTGTCATCACTGGTGCAGAAGCTTTCGATGGTCATTCAGCAAAGCCCGTCAACCACAGCTGGGAATCTGGCTTCCGTGGTGTCAATTCTGGGCAATATCTCATCTCTGAAGAAAAACTTCACGGTGTCCAATTCGACAATGGAG AATGTCATCAATATAGCTGATCACATCCTTAATTCAGCTTCGCTAACCAACTGGACAGTGttactgaagaaagaaaaggatgccAGTTCCCAGTTACTAGCATCACTGGAAAACATCAGCGCTCTGGTACCTTCGACAGCTCTGCCTCTAACTTTTTCTCGAGACTTCATTAACTGGAAAGGGATTCCAGTGTCTGCAAATCTCAGCAATGAAGGTTACAATTATGAGACTgaatttttcccccaaaatacCCCCAGTCCCATCACAGGCCATGTGTCTATTGGGCCAGAACAATTCAAGAGGCACCTTCTACATACTATCATCAGCATGACCTCTTTGACCCTGGGGAACATTCTACCCATGGCTAAAAATATAAATGCTCAGGTTAATGGGCCCTTGATATCCATTATTATCTCAAACTCTTCCATCAATGAAGTTTCCCTGACTTTTTCTAAGATGAAATTGAATCTGAGTCAACCTCATTGTGTGTTTTGGGATTTCAGTCATTTGCAGTGGGCAGATACTGGCTGCCACTTACAGAATGAAACTGCAAGCTTGGTGACATGCCTCTGTACTCACCTGACCTCCTTCTCCGTGCTGATGTCCCCCACTGTCCCCCCTGCCATCGTCCCCGTTGTGAAATGGATCACCTTTGTGGGGCTGGGGGTCTCCATCGGAAGTCTCATCTTATGCCTGGCCATCGAAGGTCTGTTTTGGAAGCAGGTCAACAAAAACCAAACCTCACACAGCCGTCACATCTGCCTAGTGAACATAGCTCTGTGCCTCCTGATTGCTGACGTCTGGTTTATTGTTGCTGCCACGGTGGACACAAACTCTGGCGTCTGCATAGCTGCCGTGTTCTTTGCACACTTTTTCTACCTCTCCTTGTTCTTCTGGATGCTTCTGCTCGGGTTCCTGTTGGCATATCGGGTGATCTTCGTGTTCCATCACATGGCCACACTTTTGATGGTGGCTGCTGGGTTCTGCCTGGGCTACGGGTGCCCTCTCATTATATCCATCGTCACCATTGTGGTCATGCAGCCCAGCGATGGCTACAAAAGGAAGGATGCATGTTGGCTTAACTGGTCCGACGGGAGCAAGCCTCTCTTGGCCTTTGTGGTTCCTGCCCTGACTATTGTGGCTGTAAATTTGGTTGTGGTGCTATTAGTCCTCACAAAGCTCGGGAGGCCAGCTGTTGGAGAAAGGCTGGCCCAGGACCACAAGGCCACTGTAATGCGTATAGGGAGGAGCCTCCTCGTCCTGACCCCTCTTCTGGGGCTCACCTGGGGTTTCGGCATAGCAACAATGGTGGACGGCTGGAATCTGTCTTGGCACGTTATTTTCGCATTTCTCAATGCATTCCAG gGTCTTTTCATCTTATGTTTCGGAATTCTCTTGGATAGTAAG CTGCGACAGCTGCTACTCAACAAGTTGTCTCCTTTAAGCTGTTGGGACCAGGCTTCAAAG CAGAAGTTATCAGATTCGTCTGTCAAACTCAGATTCGAAAAGACTTTCAACCCATTCCAACAGAAAG gccTCTATGTATTTTCTTATACTGGAGAATCCTCACATGACATCATGCTAACTCAGTTTTCATCAGCTGAACAAAGCGGGGAATCCTAA
- the ADGRF1 gene encoding adhesion G-protein coupled receptor F1 isoform X7 — MKFTGHPERKSQTVTPAVCVLSRTRRGQQKMRFSSLWLFFFLTITEGRGGFLERDEGIKTKRELNVNKQKPLGSIQEYELLLQVHYGNSKKKRELKEFLKSWAPPLFFLPEPVNIIRAKATTYCGYQNGVLRCACEDSYSWFPPQCLDPQNCSLLKAGSLQSCDCHSSNLTQSVYFCERTKVWGTFKINEKFTEDLLDSSSAMYAKYTTGIERQLKEAYKGIQGFEAVRVTQFRNGSIVVGYEVVGSSSTSELLSGVEQMAKKAKTYLCKLYALEEDSFRVFGEAQCNSIAFGFGFENDEYTLPCSLGYIGSITVRCQPSGWHILEEMCVLSELEELKKDLTELASNNTDTEAAVSSLVQKLSMVIQQSPSTTAGNLASVVSILGNISSLKKNFTVSNSTMEGLFILCFGILLDSKLRQLLLNKLSPLSCWDQASKQKLSDSSVKLRFEKTFNPFQQKGLYVFSYTGESSHDIMLTQFSSAEQSGES; from the exons ATGAAGTTTACAGGGCACCCAGAGAGGAAG TCACAGACTGTGACTCCAGCTGTTTGTGTCCTGTCCAGGACCAGGAGGGGCcagcagaagatgagattttCTTCTCTCTGGCTATTCTTCTTCCTCACCATCACCGAGGGCCGAGGTGGCTTCCTAGAG aGGGATGAAGGCATCAAAACAAAACGAGAACTCAATGTGAATAAGCAAAAGCCTCTAG GCTCAATCCAGGAATACGAGCTGCTGCTTCAGGTGCACTATGGAAattccaagaagaaaagagagctgAAGGAATTTCTGAAGTCGTGGGCGCCTCCCTTATTTTTCTTACCTGAGCCAGTGAATATAATCAGAGCAAAAGCCACCACGT ACTGTGGCTACCAGAACGGGGTCCTGCGCTGTGCCTGTGAAGACAGCTACTCCTGGTTTCCTCCCCAGTGCCTCGATCCCCAGAATTGCTCCCTTCTCAAGGCAGGATCACTCCAGAGCTGTGACTGTCATTCCAGCAACCTCACCCAGAGCGTATATTTCTGTGAGAGAACAA AGGTTTGGGGTACtttcaaaattaatgaaaaatttacaGAAGACCTTTTGGATTCATCTTCTGCTATGTACGCCAAATATACCACTGGAATTGAAAGGCAG CTAAAGGAAGCATACAAAGGAATCCAAGGTTTTGAAGCCGTTCGAGTCACCCAGTTTCG AAATGGAAGCATCGTTGTTGGGTATGAAGTTGTTGGTTCCAGCAGCACATCTGAGCTCCTGTCGGGCGTTGAGCAGATGGCTAAGAAAGCTAAGACATATCTGTGCAAGCTGTATGCACTTGAAGAAGATTCTTTCAGAGTGTTCGGAGAAG cCCAGTGTAACAGCATTGCCTTTGGATTTGGGTTTGAGAATGACGAGTACACTCTTCCCTGTAGCCTTGGCTACATCGGAAGCATCACGGTCAGGTGCCAACCCTCTGGGTGGCATATCCTCGAGGAGATGTGTGTGCTCTCTGAGCTGGAAGAACTGAAGAAG GACTTAACTGAGCTCGCCAGCAACAATACTGACACTGAGGCAGCTGTGTCATCACTGGTGCAGAAGCTTTCGATGGTCATTCAGCAAAGCCCGTCAACCACAGCTGGGAATCTGGCTTCCGTGGTGTCAATTCTGGGCAATATCTCATCTCTGAAGAAAAACTTCACGGTGTCCAATTCGACAATGGAG gGTCTTTTCATCTTATGTTTCGGAATTCTCTTGGATAGTAAG CTGCGACAGCTGCTACTCAACAAGTTGTCTCCTTTAAGCTGTTGGGACCAGGCTTCAAAG CAGAAGTTATCAGATTCGTCTGTCAAACTCAGATTCGAAAAGACTTTCAACCCATTCCAACAGAAAG gccTCTATGTATTTTCTTATACTGGAGAATCCTCACATGACATCATGCTAACTCAGTTTTCATCAGCTGAACAAAGCGGGGAATCCTAA
- the ADGRF1 gene encoding adhesion G-protein coupled receptor F1 isoform X6 produces MKFTGHPERKSQTVTPAVCVLSRTRRGQQKMRFSSLWLFFFLTITEGRGGFLERDEGIKTKRELNVNKQKPLGSIQEYELLLQVHYGNSKKKRELKEFLKSWAPPLFFLPEPVNIIRAKATTYCGYQNGVLRCACEDSYSWFPPQCLDPQNCSLLKAGSLQSCDCHSSNLTQSVYFCERTKVWGTFKINEKFTEDLLDSSSAMYAKYTTGIERQLKEAYKGIQGFEAVRVTQFRNGSIVVGYEVVGSSSTSELLSGVEQMAKKAKTYLCKLYALEEDSFRVFGEAQCNSIAFGFGFENDEYTLPCSLGYIGSITVRCQPSGWHILEEMCVLSELEELKKDLTELASNNTDTEAAVSSLVQKLSMVIQQSPSTTAGNLASVVSILGNISSLKKNFTVSNSTMENVINIADHILNSASLTNWTVLLKKEKDASSQLLASLENISALGLFILCFGILLDSKLRQLLLNKLSPLSCWDQASKQKLSDSSVKLRFEKTFNPFQQKGLYVFSYTGESSHDIMLTQFSSAEQSGES; encoded by the exons ATGAAGTTTACAGGGCACCCAGAGAGGAAG TCACAGACTGTGACTCCAGCTGTTTGTGTCCTGTCCAGGACCAGGAGGGGCcagcagaagatgagattttCTTCTCTCTGGCTATTCTTCTTCCTCACCATCACCGAGGGCCGAGGTGGCTTCCTAGAG aGGGATGAAGGCATCAAAACAAAACGAGAACTCAATGTGAATAAGCAAAAGCCTCTAG GCTCAATCCAGGAATACGAGCTGCTGCTTCAGGTGCACTATGGAAattccaagaagaaaagagagctgAAGGAATTTCTGAAGTCGTGGGCGCCTCCCTTATTTTTCTTACCTGAGCCAGTGAATATAATCAGAGCAAAAGCCACCACGT ACTGTGGCTACCAGAACGGGGTCCTGCGCTGTGCCTGTGAAGACAGCTACTCCTGGTTTCCTCCCCAGTGCCTCGATCCCCAGAATTGCTCCCTTCTCAAGGCAGGATCACTCCAGAGCTGTGACTGTCATTCCAGCAACCTCACCCAGAGCGTATATTTCTGTGAGAGAACAA AGGTTTGGGGTACtttcaaaattaatgaaaaatttacaGAAGACCTTTTGGATTCATCTTCTGCTATGTACGCCAAATATACCACTGGAATTGAAAGGCAG CTAAAGGAAGCATACAAAGGAATCCAAGGTTTTGAAGCCGTTCGAGTCACCCAGTTTCG AAATGGAAGCATCGTTGTTGGGTATGAAGTTGTTGGTTCCAGCAGCACATCTGAGCTCCTGTCGGGCGTTGAGCAGATGGCTAAGAAAGCTAAGACATATCTGTGCAAGCTGTATGCACTTGAAGAAGATTCTTTCAGAGTGTTCGGAGAAG cCCAGTGTAACAGCATTGCCTTTGGATTTGGGTTTGAGAATGACGAGTACACTCTTCCCTGTAGCCTTGGCTACATCGGAAGCATCACGGTCAGGTGCCAACCCTCTGGGTGGCATATCCTCGAGGAGATGTGTGTGCTCTCTGAGCTGGAAGAACTGAAGAAG GACTTAACTGAGCTCGCCAGCAACAATACTGACACTGAGGCAGCTGTGTCATCACTGGTGCAGAAGCTTTCGATGGTCATTCAGCAAAGCCCGTCAACCACAGCTGGGAATCTGGCTTCCGTGGTGTCAATTCTGGGCAATATCTCATCTCTGAAGAAAAACTTCACGGTGTCCAATTCGACAATGGAG AATGTCATCAATATAGCTGATCACATCCTTAATTCAGCTTCGCTAACCAACTGGACAGTGttactgaagaaagaaaaggatgccAGTTCCCAGTTACTAGCATCACTGGAAAACATCAGCGCTCTG gGTCTTTTCATCTTATGTTTCGGAATTCTCTTGGATAGTAAG CTGCGACAGCTGCTACTCAACAAGTTGTCTCCTTTAAGCTGTTGGGACCAGGCTTCAAAG CAGAAGTTATCAGATTCGTCTGTCAAACTCAGATTCGAAAAGACTTTCAACCCATTCCAACAGAAAG gccTCTATGTATTTTCTTATACTGGAGAATCCTCACATGACATCATGCTAACTCAGTTTTCATCAGCTGAACAAAGCGGGGAATCCTAA
- the ADGRF1 gene encoding adhesion G-protein coupled receptor F1 isoform X8, protein MKFTGHPERKSQTVTPAVCVLSRTRRGQQKMRFSSLWLFFFLTITEGRGGFLERDEGIKTKRELNVNKQKPLGSIQEYELLLQVHYGNSKKKRELKEFLKSWAPPLFFLPEPVNIIRAKATTYCGYQNGVLRCACEDSYSWFPPQCLDPQNCSLLKAGSLQSCDCHSSNLTQSVYFCERTKVWGTFKINEKFTEDLLDSSSAMYAKYTTGIERQLKEAYKGIQGFEAVRVTQFRNGSIVVGYEVVGSSSTSELLSGVEQMAKKAKTYLCKLYALEEDSFRVFGEAQCNSIAFGFGFENDEYTLPCSLGYIGSITVRCQPSGWHILEEMCVLSELEELKKDLTELASNNTDTEAAVSSLVQKLSMVIQQSPSTTAGNLASVVSILGNISSLKKNFTVSNSTMEGLFILCFGILLDSKLRQLLLNKLSPLSCWDQASKKLSDSSVKLRFEKTFNPFQQKGLYVFSYTGESSHDIMLTQFSSAEQSGES, encoded by the exons ATGAAGTTTACAGGGCACCCAGAGAGGAAG TCACAGACTGTGACTCCAGCTGTTTGTGTCCTGTCCAGGACCAGGAGGGGCcagcagaagatgagattttCTTCTCTCTGGCTATTCTTCTTCCTCACCATCACCGAGGGCCGAGGTGGCTTCCTAGAG aGGGATGAAGGCATCAAAACAAAACGAGAACTCAATGTGAATAAGCAAAAGCCTCTAG GCTCAATCCAGGAATACGAGCTGCTGCTTCAGGTGCACTATGGAAattccaagaagaaaagagagctgAAGGAATTTCTGAAGTCGTGGGCGCCTCCCTTATTTTTCTTACCTGAGCCAGTGAATATAATCAGAGCAAAAGCCACCACGT ACTGTGGCTACCAGAACGGGGTCCTGCGCTGTGCCTGTGAAGACAGCTACTCCTGGTTTCCTCCCCAGTGCCTCGATCCCCAGAATTGCTCCCTTCTCAAGGCAGGATCACTCCAGAGCTGTGACTGTCATTCCAGCAACCTCACCCAGAGCGTATATTTCTGTGAGAGAACAA AGGTTTGGGGTACtttcaaaattaatgaaaaatttacaGAAGACCTTTTGGATTCATCTTCTGCTATGTACGCCAAATATACCACTGGAATTGAAAGGCAG CTAAAGGAAGCATACAAAGGAATCCAAGGTTTTGAAGCCGTTCGAGTCACCCAGTTTCG AAATGGAAGCATCGTTGTTGGGTATGAAGTTGTTGGTTCCAGCAGCACATCTGAGCTCCTGTCGGGCGTTGAGCAGATGGCTAAGAAAGCTAAGACATATCTGTGCAAGCTGTATGCACTTGAAGAAGATTCTTTCAGAGTGTTCGGAGAAG cCCAGTGTAACAGCATTGCCTTTGGATTTGGGTTTGAGAATGACGAGTACACTCTTCCCTGTAGCCTTGGCTACATCGGAAGCATCACGGTCAGGTGCCAACCCTCTGGGTGGCATATCCTCGAGGAGATGTGTGTGCTCTCTGAGCTGGAAGAACTGAAGAAG GACTTAACTGAGCTCGCCAGCAACAATACTGACACTGAGGCAGCTGTGTCATCACTGGTGCAGAAGCTTTCGATGGTCATTCAGCAAAGCCCGTCAACCACAGCTGGGAATCTGGCTTCCGTGGTGTCAATTCTGGGCAATATCTCATCTCTGAAGAAAAACTTCACGGTGTCCAATTCGACAATGGAG gGTCTTTTCATCTTATGTTTCGGAATTCTCTTGGATAGTAAG CTGCGACAGCTGCTACTCAACAAGTTGTCTCCTTTAAGCTGTTGGGACCAGGCTTCAAAG AAGTTATCAGATTCGTCTGTCAAACTCAGATTCGAAAAGACTTTCAACCCATTCCAACAGAAAG gccTCTATGTATTTTCTTATACTGGAGAATCCTCACATGACATCATGCTAACTCAGTTTTCATCAGCTGAACAAAGCGGGGAATCCTAA